A single Phragmites australis chromosome 4, lpPhrAust1.1, whole genome shotgun sequence DNA region contains:
- the LOC133914941 gene encoding transcriptional corepressor LEUNIG_HOMOLOG-like isoform X3, whose protein sequence is MARTNWEADKMLDVYIYDYLVKRNLHATAKAFISEGKVATDPVAIDAPGGFLFEWWSIFWDIFHSKTSTTSSSNASTSIDNKPTPTPQQLQALQAAAPSSLDLDVVKSREHQMKLQLLQQHNAHLHSTRDSSAPIAALNSDVSAVLASKMMQDRLRNPNPVHSDASQHLLDANRITLLKSPPNHAGPPMQQIQSRNQQLVDIKPDVAMPQRTMPTDPSSLYGSGMMQSKPLLLSSGLNQGVGSVPLKGWPLTVPGIDQLRSSIGVQKQLMPSSNQFQLLSPQQQLISQAQTQNDLSRMGSPAPSGSPNVRSDDPDYLMKLKMVQMQQSSGHRPIELQQPHQQNTRKRKTTSSGAANSTGTGNTVGPSPPSTPSTHTPGGGVPVASNVNIVQKSSVICGADGTSGLASSSNQMDNLDSFVDFDENVDSFLSNDDGDGRDMFAALKKGSSEHNSESLKSLSLGEVGNNRASNNKVVCCHFSTDGKLLASAGHEKKVFLWNMENFKMDAKIEDHTNFITDIRFKTNSTQLATSSSDGTVRLWNAADESGALQTFHGHSSHVTSVDFHPRLTEVLCSCDDNGEIRFWKVGQTTTSHAFRVKQGGTGRVRFQPRSGQLLAVAAGSMVNIFDVEKQANLHSPPKGHNSEVNCVCWDENGEYLASASQDTVKVWSVASGICIHELRSHGHQYQSCIFHPRYPKVLIVGGYQTLELWSLSDNQRNPIQAHEGLIAALAHSPFTGMIASASHDRYVKLWK, encoded by the exons ATGGCGCGGACGAACTGGGAGGCCGATAAGAT GCTGGATGTGTACATCTACGACTACCTTGTCAAGCGCAACCTGCACGCCACCGCCAAGGCCTTCATCTCCGAGGGCAAGGTCGCCACCGATCCCGTCGCCATCGACGCCCCCGGCGGATTCCTCTTCGAATGGTGGTCCATCTTCTGGGACATCTTCCATTCCAAGACctccaccacctcttcctcgaATGCTTCTACCTCCATCGACAACAAGCCGACTCCGACTCCCCAGCAGCTACAAGCACTACAAGCCGCCGCCCCTtcttctcttgatcttgatgta GTCAAGTCGAGGGAACACCAGATGAAGCTCCAATTGCTGCAGCAACACAACGCCCACCTGCACAGCACAAGAGATTCATCTGCCCCAATTGCTGCCCTCAACTCCGACGTCTCGGCTGTTCTTGCGTCCAAAATGATGCAAGACCGACTCAGGAACCCCAACCCTGTCCACTCCGACGCATCCCAACACCTGCTAGACGCAAATAGGATTACCCTTCTCAAGTCACCACCTAACCACGCTGG GCCACCTATGCAGCAGATTCAGTCAAGAAACCAGCAACTTGTA GACATCAAACCTGATGTTGCTATGCCACAAAGAACAATGCCTACGGACCCTTCTTCATTATACGGATCAGGGATGATGCAGTCTAAACCTTTATTACTTTCCTCTG GACTAAATCAAGGTGTTGGAAGTGTACCACTGAAGGGCTGGCCTCTAACT GTCCCAGGTATTGACCAACTCAGGTCAAGTATAGGTGTGCAGAAGCAGTTGATGCCATCTTCAAACCAATTCCAACTTTTATCACCACAGCAACAGTTGATTTCGCAAGCACAAACGCAGAATGACCTTAGTAGAATGGGTTCTCCAGCACCATCTGGTTCACCGAATGTTCGATCAGATGATCCAGATTATCTGATGAAG TTGAAGATGGTCCAGATGCAGCAGTCCTCAGGCCACCGGCCTATTGAATTGCAGCAGCCGCATCAGCAG AATACTAGAAAGCGGAAGACAACTTCTTCTGGAGCAGCCAATAGTACTGGCACAGGAAATACTGTTGGGCCTTCTCCTCCGTCAACTCCTTCCACTCATACTCCTGGTGGTGGAGTACCAGTGGCTAGCAATGTTAACATTGTACAGAAGAGTTCAGTGATTTGCGGCGCGGATGGAACCAGCGGACTTGCGTCATCGTCAAACCAGATG GACAATTTGGATAGTTTTGTCGATTTTGATGAAAATGTTGATTCATTTTTGTCAAATGATGATGGAGATGGAAGGGACATGTTTGCTGCTTTGAAGAAAGGGTCCTCGGAGCACAATTCAGAGTCTTTAAAGA GTCTCTCCTTGGGTGAGGTTGGTAACAACCGTGCAAGCAACAACAAGGTTGTTTGCTGTCACTTCTCTACGGATGGGAAGTTACTAGCCAGTGCCGGCCATGAGAAAAAG GTCTTCCTCTGGAATATGGAAAATTTTAAGATGGATGCCAAAATAGAAGACCATACAAACTTTATCACGGACATAAGATTCAAAACTAATTCAACTCAGTTGGCTACATCATCTTCAGACGGAACTGTTCGACTATGGAATGCTGCTGAC GAAAGTGGTGCTTTACAAACTTTTCATGGGCATAGCTCTCATGTAACATCAGTAGATTTTCACCCGAGATTGACAGAGGTTCTATGCTCATGTGATGACAATGGAGAAATCCGCTTCTGGAAAGTTGGTCAAACTACAACTTCTCATGCTTTTAGG GTGAAGCAGGGTGGCACTGGAAGAGTTAGGTTTCAACCTCGAAGCGGGCAGCTCCTTGCTGTGGCAGCTGGAAGCATGGTGAACATATTTGATGTTGAAAAGCAAGCCAATTTACATTCTCCTCCAAAG GGTCACAATAGTGAGGTAAACTGCGTATGCTGGGATGAAAATGGCGAATATCTGGCATCTGCAAGTCAGGACACTGTGAAAGTCTGGTCAGTAGCATCAGGCATATGCATTCATGAGTTAAGATCTCACGGACACCAATATCAGTCATGCATATTCCACCCAAGATATCCGAAAGTCCTGATTGTTGGTGGTTATCAG ACGCTGGAGCTATGGAGCTTATCAGATAACCAGAGAAACCCAATCCAGGCTCATGAAGGCCTGATAGCTGCTTTGGCACACTCTCCATTCACCGGAATGATTGCCTCTGCTAGTCATGACAGATATGTAAAGCTTTGGAAATAG
- the LOC133914941 gene encoding transcriptional corepressor LEUNIG_HOMOLOG-like isoform X1 — protein sequence MARTNWEADKMLDVYIYDYLVKRNLHATAKAFISEGKVATDPVAIDAPGGFLFEWWSIFWDIFHSKTSTTSSSNASTSIDNKPTPTPQQLQALQAAAPSSLDLDVVKSREHQMKLQLLQQHNAHLHSTRDSSAPIAALNSDVSAVLASKMMQDRLRNPNPVHSDASQHLLDANRITLLKSPPNHAGPPMQQIQSRNQQLVDIKPDVAMPQRTMPTDPSSLYGSGMMQSKPLLLSSGLNQGVGSVPLKGWPLTVPGIDQLRSSIGVQKQLMPSSNQFQLLSPQQQLISQAQTQNDLSRMGSPAPSGSPNVRSDDPDYLMKLKMVQMQQSSGHRPIELQQPHQQVTKNLWFCSSLWPILNEFTIFLGVQNTRKRKTTSSGAANSTGTGNTVGPSPPSTPSTHTPGGGVPVASNVNIVQKSSVICGADGTSGLASSSNQMDNLDSFVDFDENVDSFLSNDDGDGRDMFAALKKGSSEHNSESLKSLSLGEVGNNRASNNKVVCCHFSTDGKLLASAGHEKKVFLWNMENFKMDAKIEDHTNFITDIRFKTNSTQLATSSSDGTVRLWNAADESGALQTFHGHSSHVTSVDFHPRLTEVLCSCDDNGEIRFWKVGQTTTSHAFRVKQGGTGRVRFQPRSGQLLAVAAGSMVNIFDVEKQANLHSPPKGHNSEVNCVCWDENGEYLASASQDTVKVWSVASGICIHELRSHGHQYQSCIFHPRYPKVLIVGGYQTLELWSLSDNQRNPIQAHEGLIAALAHSPFTGMIASASHDRYVKLWK from the exons ATGGCGCGGACGAACTGGGAGGCCGATAAGAT GCTGGATGTGTACATCTACGACTACCTTGTCAAGCGCAACCTGCACGCCACCGCCAAGGCCTTCATCTCCGAGGGCAAGGTCGCCACCGATCCCGTCGCCATCGACGCCCCCGGCGGATTCCTCTTCGAATGGTGGTCCATCTTCTGGGACATCTTCCATTCCAAGACctccaccacctcttcctcgaATGCTTCTACCTCCATCGACAACAAGCCGACTCCGACTCCCCAGCAGCTACAAGCACTACAAGCCGCCGCCCCTtcttctcttgatcttgatgta GTCAAGTCGAGGGAACACCAGATGAAGCTCCAATTGCTGCAGCAACACAACGCCCACCTGCACAGCACAAGAGATTCATCTGCCCCAATTGCTGCCCTCAACTCCGACGTCTCGGCTGTTCTTGCGTCCAAAATGATGCAAGACCGACTCAGGAACCCCAACCCTGTCCACTCCGACGCATCCCAACACCTGCTAGACGCAAATAGGATTACCCTTCTCAAGTCACCACCTAACCACGCTGG GCCACCTATGCAGCAGATTCAGTCAAGAAACCAGCAACTTGTA GACATCAAACCTGATGTTGCTATGCCACAAAGAACAATGCCTACGGACCCTTCTTCATTATACGGATCAGGGATGATGCAGTCTAAACCTTTATTACTTTCCTCTG GACTAAATCAAGGTGTTGGAAGTGTACCACTGAAGGGCTGGCCTCTAACT GTCCCAGGTATTGACCAACTCAGGTCAAGTATAGGTGTGCAGAAGCAGTTGATGCCATCTTCAAACCAATTCCAACTTTTATCACCACAGCAACAGTTGATTTCGCAAGCACAAACGCAGAATGACCTTAGTAGAATGGGTTCTCCAGCACCATCTGGTTCACCGAATGTTCGATCAGATGATCCAGATTATCTGATGAAG TTGAAGATGGTCCAGATGCAGCAGTCCTCAGGCCACCGGCCTATTGAATTGCAGCAGCCGCATCAGCAGGTGACAAAGAATCTTTGGTTTTGTAGCTCCTTATGGCCGATACTTAACGAGTTTACCATATTTCTTGGCGTCCAGAATACTAGAAAGCGGAAGACAACTTCTTCTGGAGCAGCCAATAGTACTGGCACAGGAAATACTGTTGGGCCTTCTCCTCCGTCAACTCCTTCCACTCATACTCCTGGTGGTGGAGTACCAGTGGCTAGCAATGTTAACATTGTACAGAAGAGTTCAGTGATTTGCGGCGCGGATGGAACCAGCGGACTTGCGTCATCGTCAAACCAGATG GACAATTTGGATAGTTTTGTCGATTTTGATGAAAATGTTGATTCATTTTTGTCAAATGATGATGGAGATGGAAGGGACATGTTTGCTGCTTTGAAGAAAGGGTCCTCGGAGCACAATTCAGAGTCTTTAAAGA GTCTCTCCTTGGGTGAGGTTGGTAACAACCGTGCAAGCAACAACAAGGTTGTTTGCTGTCACTTCTCTACGGATGGGAAGTTACTAGCCAGTGCCGGCCATGAGAAAAAG GTCTTCCTCTGGAATATGGAAAATTTTAAGATGGATGCCAAAATAGAAGACCATACAAACTTTATCACGGACATAAGATTCAAAACTAATTCAACTCAGTTGGCTACATCATCTTCAGACGGAACTGTTCGACTATGGAATGCTGCTGAC GAAAGTGGTGCTTTACAAACTTTTCATGGGCATAGCTCTCATGTAACATCAGTAGATTTTCACCCGAGATTGACAGAGGTTCTATGCTCATGTGATGACAATGGAGAAATCCGCTTCTGGAAAGTTGGTCAAACTACAACTTCTCATGCTTTTAGG GTGAAGCAGGGTGGCACTGGAAGAGTTAGGTTTCAACCTCGAAGCGGGCAGCTCCTTGCTGTGGCAGCTGGAAGCATGGTGAACATATTTGATGTTGAAAAGCAAGCCAATTTACATTCTCCTCCAAAG GGTCACAATAGTGAGGTAAACTGCGTATGCTGGGATGAAAATGGCGAATATCTGGCATCTGCAAGTCAGGACACTGTGAAAGTCTGGTCAGTAGCATCAGGCATATGCATTCATGAGTTAAGATCTCACGGACACCAATATCAGTCATGCATATTCCACCCAAGATATCCGAAAGTCCTGATTGTTGGTGGTTATCAG ACGCTGGAGCTATGGAGCTTATCAGATAACCAGAGAAACCCAATCCAGGCTCATGAAGGCCTGATAGCTGCTTTGGCACACTCTCCATTCACCGGAATGATTGCCTCTGCTAGTCATGACAGATATGTAAAGCTTTGGAAATAG
- the LOC133914941 gene encoding transcriptional corepressor LEUNIG_HOMOLOG-like isoform X2: MARTNWEADKMLDVYIYDYLVKRNLHATAKAFISEGKVATDPVAIDAPGGFLFEWWSIFWDIFHSKTSTTSSSNASTSIDNKPTPTPQQLQALQAAAPSSLDLDVVKSREHQMKLQLLQQHNAHLHSTRDSSAPIAALNSDVSAVLASKMMQDRLRNPNPVHSDASQHLLDANRITLLKSPPNHAGPPMQQIQSRNQQLDIKPDVAMPQRTMPTDPSSLYGSGMMQSKPLLLSSGLNQGVGSVPLKGWPLTVPGIDQLRSSIGVQKQLMPSSNQFQLLSPQQQLISQAQTQNDLSRMGSPAPSGSPNVRSDDPDYLMKLKMVQMQQSSGHRPIELQQPHQQVTKNLWFCSSLWPILNEFTIFLGVQNTRKRKTTSSGAANSTGTGNTVGPSPPSTPSTHTPGGGVPVASNVNIVQKSSVICGADGTSGLASSSNQMDNLDSFVDFDENVDSFLSNDDGDGRDMFAALKKGSSEHNSESLKSLSLGEVGNNRASNNKVVCCHFSTDGKLLASAGHEKKVFLWNMENFKMDAKIEDHTNFITDIRFKTNSTQLATSSSDGTVRLWNAADESGALQTFHGHSSHVTSVDFHPRLTEVLCSCDDNGEIRFWKVGQTTTSHAFRVKQGGTGRVRFQPRSGQLLAVAAGSMVNIFDVEKQANLHSPPKGHNSEVNCVCWDENGEYLASASQDTVKVWSVASGICIHELRSHGHQYQSCIFHPRYPKVLIVGGYQTLELWSLSDNQRNPIQAHEGLIAALAHSPFTGMIASASHDRYVKLWK; the protein is encoded by the exons ATGGCGCGGACGAACTGGGAGGCCGATAAGAT GCTGGATGTGTACATCTACGACTACCTTGTCAAGCGCAACCTGCACGCCACCGCCAAGGCCTTCATCTCCGAGGGCAAGGTCGCCACCGATCCCGTCGCCATCGACGCCCCCGGCGGATTCCTCTTCGAATGGTGGTCCATCTTCTGGGACATCTTCCATTCCAAGACctccaccacctcttcctcgaATGCTTCTACCTCCATCGACAACAAGCCGACTCCGACTCCCCAGCAGCTACAAGCACTACAAGCCGCCGCCCCTtcttctcttgatcttgatgta GTCAAGTCGAGGGAACACCAGATGAAGCTCCAATTGCTGCAGCAACACAACGCCCACCTGCACAGCACAAGAGATTCATCTGCCCCAATTGCTGCCCTCAACTCCGACGTCTCGGCTGTTCTTGCGTCCAAAATGATGCAAGACCGACTCAGGAACCCCAACCCTGTCCACTCCGACGCATCCCAACACCTGCTAGACGCAAATAGGATTACCCTTCTCAAGTCACCACCTAACCACGCTGG GCCACCTATGCAGCAGATTCAGTCAAGAAACCAGCAACTT GACATCAAACCTGATGTTGCTATGCCACAAAGAACAATGCCTACGGACCCTTCTTCATTATACGGATCAGGGATGATGCAGTCTAAACCTTTATTACTTTCCTCTG GACTAAATCAAGGTGTTGGAAGTGTACCACTGAAGGGCTGGCCTCTAACT GTCCCAGGTATTGACCAACTCAGGTCAAGTATAGGTGTGCAGAAGCAGTTGATGCCATCTTCAAACCAATTCCAACTTTTATCACCACAGCAACAGTTGATTTCGCAAGCACAAACGCAGAATGACCTTAGTAGAATGGGTTCTCCAGCACCATCTGGTTCACCGAATGTTCGATCAGATGATCCAGATTATCTGATGAAG TTGAAGATGGTCCAGATGCAGCAGTCCTCAGGCCACCGGCCTATTGAATTGCAGCAGCCGCATCAGCAGGTGACAAAGAATCTTTGGTTTTGTAGCTCCTTATGGCCGATACTTAACGAGTTTACCATATTTCTTGGCGTCCAGAATACTAGAAAGCGGAAGACAACTTCTTCTGGAGCAGCCAATAGTACTGGCACAGGAAATACTGTTGGGCCTTCTCCTCCGTCAACTCCTTCCACTCATACTCCTGGTGGTGGAGTACCAGTGGCTAGCAATGTTAACATTGTACAGAAGAGTTCAGTGATTTGCGGCGCGGATGGAACCAGCGGACTTGCGTCATCGTCAAACCAGATG GACAATTTGGATAGTTTTGTCGATTTTGATGAAAATGTTGATTCATTTTTGTCAAATGATGATGGAGATGGAAGGGACATGTTTGCTGCTTTGAAGAAAGGGTCCTCGGAGCACAATTCAGAGTCTTTAAAGA GTCTCTCCTTGGGTGAGGTTGGTAACAACCGTGCAAGCAACAACAAGGTTGTTTGCTGTCACTTCTCTACGGATGGGAAGTTACTAGCCAGTGCCGGCCATGAGAAAAAG GTCTTCCTCTGGAATATGGAAAATTTTAAGATGGATGCCAAAATAGAAGACCATACAAACTTTATCACGGACATAAGATTCAAAACTAATTCAACTCAGTTGGCTACATCATCTTCAGACGGAACTGTTCGACTATGGAATGCTGCTGAC GAAAGTGGTGCTTTACAAACTTTTCATGGGCATAGCTCTCATGTAACATCAGTAGATTTTCACCCGAGATTGACAGAGGTTCTATGCTCATGTGATGACAATGGAGAAATCCGCTTCTGGAAAGTTGGTCAAACTACAACTTCTCATGCTTTTAGG GTGAAGCAGGGTGGCACTGGAAGAGTTAGGTTTCAACCTCGAAGCGGGCAGCTCCTTGCTGTGGCAGCTGGAAGCATGGTGAACATATTTGATGTTGAAAAGCAAGCCAATTTACATTCTCCTCCAAAG GGTCACAATAGTGAGGTAAACTGCGTATGCTGGGATGAAAATGGCGAATATCTGGCATCTGCAAGTCAGGACACTGTGAAAGTCTGGTCAGTAGCATCAGGCATATGCATTCATGAGTTAAGATCTCACGGACACCAATATCAGTCATGCATATTCCACCCAAGATATCCGAAAGTCCTGATTGTTGGTGGTTATCAG ACGCTGGAGCTATGGAGCTTATCAGATAACCAGAGAAACCCAATCCAGGCTCATGAAGGCCTGATAGCTGCTTTGGCACACTCTCCATTCACCGGAATGATTGCCTCTGCTAGTCATGACAGATATGTAAAGCTTTGGAAATAG
- the LOC133914941 gene encoding transcriptional corepressor LEUNIG_HOMOLOG-like isoform X4 has translation MARTNWEADKMLDVYIYDYLVKRNLHATAKAFISEGKVATDPVAIDAPGGFLFEWWSIFWDIFHSKTSTTSSSNASTSIDNKPTPTPQQLQALQAAAPSSLDLDVVKSREHQMKLQLLQQHNAHLHSTRDSSAPIAALNSDVSAVLASKMMQDRLRNPNPVHSDASQHLLDANRITLLKSPPNHAGPPMQQIQSRNQQLDIKPDVAMPQRTMPTDPSSLYGSGMMQSKPLLLSSGLNQGVGSVPLKGWPLTVPGIDQLRSSIGVQKQLMPSSNQFQLLSPQQQLISQAQTQNDLSRMGSPAPSGSPNVRSDDPDYLMKLKMVQMQQSSGHRPIELQQPHQQNTRKRKTTSSGAANSTGTGNTVGPSPPSTPSTHTPGGGVPVASNVNIVQKSSVICGADGTSGLASSSNQMDNLDSFVDFDENVDSFLSNDDGDGRDMFAALKKGSSEHNSESLKSLSLGEVGNNRASNNKVVCCHFSTDGKLLASAGHEKKVFLWNMENFKMDAKIEDHTNFITDIRFKTNSTQLATSSSDGTVRLWNAADESGALQTFHGHSSHVTSVDFHPRLTEVLCSCDDNGEIRFWKVGQTTTSHAFRVKQGGTGRVRFQPRSGQLLAVAAGSMVNIFDVEKQANLHSPPKGHNSEVNCVCWDENGEYLASASQDTVKVWSVASGICIHELRSHGHQYQSCIFHPRYPKVLIVGGYQTLELWSLSDNQRNPIQAHEGLIAALAHSPFTGMIASASHDRYVKLWK, from the exons ATGGCGCGGACGAACTGGGAGGCCGATAAGAT GCTGGATGTGTACATCTACGACTACCTTGTCAAGCGCAACCTGCACGCCACCGCCAAGGCCTTCATCTCCGAGGGCAAGGTCGCCACCGATCCCGTCGCCATCGACGCCCCCGGCGGATTCCTCTTCGAATGGTGGTCCATCTTCTGGGACATCTTCCATTCCAAGACctccaccacctcttcctcgaATGCTTCTACCTCCATCGACAACAAGCCGACTCCGACTCCCCAGCAGCTACAAGCACTACAAGCCGCCGCCCCTtcttctcttgatcttgatgta GTCAAGTCGAGGGAACACCAGATGAAGCTCCAATTGCTGCAGCAACACAACGCCCACCTGCACAGCACAAGAGATTCATCTGCCCCAATTGCTGCCCTCAACTCCGACGTCTCGGCTGTTCTTGCGTCCAAAATGATGCAAGACCGACTCAGGAACCCCAACCCTGTCCACTCCGACGCATCCCAACACCTGCTAGACGCAAATAGGATTACCCTTCTCAAGTCACCACCTAACCACGCTGG GCCACCTATGCAGCAGATTCAGTCAAGAAACCAGCAACTT GACATCAAACCTGATGTTGCTATGCCACAAAGAACAATGCCTACGGACCCTTCTTCATTATACGGATCAGGGATGATGCAGTCTAAACCTTTATTACTTTCCTCTG GACTAAATCAAGGTGTTGGAAGTGTACCACTGAAGGGCTGGCCTCTAACT GTCCCAGGTATTGACCAACTCAGGTCAAGTATAGGTGTGCAGAAGCAGTTGATGCCATCTTCAAACCAATTCCAACTTTTATCACCACAGCAACAGTTGATTTCGCAAGCACAAACGCAGAATGACCTTAGTAGAATGGGTTCTCCAGCACCATCTGGTTCACCGAATGTTCGATCAGATGATCCAGATTATCTGATGAAG TTGAAGATGGTCCAGATGCAGCAGTCCTCAGGCCACCGGCCTATTGAATTGCAGCAGCCGCATCAGCAG AATACTAGAAAGCGGAAGACAACTTCTTCTGGAGCAGCCAATAGTACTGGCACAGGAAATACTGTTGGGCCTTCTCCTCCGTCAACTCCTTCCACTCATACTCCTGGTGGTGGAGTACCAGTGGCTAGCAATGTTAACATTGTACAGAAGAGTTCAGTGATTTGCGGCGCGGATGGAACCAGCGGACTTGCGTCATCGTCAAACCAGATG GACAATTTGGATAGTTTTGTCGATTTTGATGAAAATGTTGATTCATTTTTGTCAAATGATGATGGAGATGGAAGGGACATGTTTGCTGCTTTGAAGAAAGGGTCCTCGGAGCACAATTCAGAGTCTTTAAAGA GTCTCTCCTTGGGTGAGGTTGGTAACAACCGTGCAAGCAACAACAAGGTTGTTTGCTGTCACTTCTCTACGGATGGGAAGTTACTAGCCAGTGCCGGCCATGAGAAAAAG GTCTTCCTCTGGAATATGGAAAATTTTAAGATGGATGCCAAAATAGAAGACCATACAAACTTTATCACGGACATAAGATTCAAAACTAATTCAACTCAGTTGGCTACATCATCTTCAGACGGAACTGTTCGACTATGGAATGCTGCTGAC GAAAGTGGTGCTTTACAAACTTTTCATGGGCATAGCTCTCATGTAACATCAGTAGATTTTCACCCGAGATTGACAGAGGTTCTATGCTCATGTGATGACAATGGAGAAATCCGCTTCTGGAAAGTTGGTCAAACTACAACTTCTCATGCTTTTAGG GTGAAGCAGGGTGGCACTGGAAGAGTTAGGTTTCAACCTCGAAGCGGGCAGCTCCTTGCTGTGGCAGCTGGAAGCATGGTGAACATATTTGATGTTGAAAAGCAAGCCAATTTACATTCTCCTCCAAAG GGTCACAATAGTGAGGTAAACTGCGTATGCTGGGATGAAAATGGCGAATATCTGGCATCTGCAAGTCAGGACACTGTGAAAGTCTGGTCAGTAGCATCAGGCATATGCATTCATGAGTTAAGATCTCACGGACACCAATATCAGTCATGCATATTCCACCCAAGATATCCGAAAGTCCTGATTGTTGGTGGTTATCAG ACGCTGGAGCTATGGAGCTTATCAGATAACCAGAGAAACCCAATCCAGGCTCATGAAGGCCTGATAGCTGCTTTGGCACACTCTCCATTCACCGGAATGATTGCCTCTGCTAGTCATGACAGATATGTAAAGCTTTGGAAATAG